Proteins from one Candidatus Bathyarchaeota archaeon genomic window:
- a CDS encoding MoaD family protein, producing the protein MKVKLKYFAHLREIVGKFEETINLPEDATVKNLLEVLSETYGVAFRDYVYEKGGSEPSPNLNFLLDGRNIMMLDGMETRLYDGCVFVIIPPVGGGV; encoded by the coding sequence ATGAAGGTCAAGCTAAAATATTTCGCTCATCTGAGAGAGATAGTTGGGAAGTTTGAGGAGACCATAAACCTACCGGAGGATGCGACGGTCAAGAATCTACTTGAAGTTCTATCGGAGACGTATGGCGTCGCCTTCAGAGACTATGTGTATGAAAAAGGAGGCTCAGAGCCTTCTCCAAACCTGAATTTCCTACTGGATGGAAGAAATATTATGATGCTCGATGGAATGGAGACACGGCTATATGATGGATGTGTCTTCGTCATAATCCCACCGGTAGGTGGAGGAGTATGA
- a CDS encoding N-acetyltransferase → MVSGILEDLSLVNTLKVRGGSMSTESHIDPTAKVSVDAEVGEGCYIGPGVRIIGHARLERNVWLDSYVTILGEVSIGEATYVGYGCLIGHPKRQSIIEIIRGGSVMAKSSGQSVLGKRCIVRSGTIIYTDFMSGDEVETGHNVLLREDVRVGDRSMIGSNVVIDGEAIVGRGVSIQTGAYICRKSIIEDFVFIGPNCVFTNDKYLMQKVFELKGPTVRRGASIGANSTLMPGVVIGEGSVIGAQSVVTSDVPARTVYVGVPARRFGKVPKDWSPILRVNYERRLGEVGVDGSS, encoded by the coding sequence ATGGTATCTGGCATCCTAGAAGATTTAAGTCTAGTAAACACATTAAAGGTTCGTGGCGGTTCGATGTCTACTGAATCCCATATAGATCCAACAGCCAAGGTTAGCGTTGATGCTGAGGTCGGGGAGGGCTGTTACATTGGGCCAGGGGTGAGAATAATAGGCCACGCCAGGCTCGAAAGGAATGTGTGGCTCGACTCCTACGTCACGATTCTAGGTGAAGTGTCGATAGGTGAAGCTACTTATGTTGGGTATGGGTGTCTCATCGGACATCCGAAGAGGCAGAGTATCATTGAGATTATAAGGGGTGGAAGCGTTATGGCTAAGTCGTCAGGTCAATCAGTCTTGGGAAAGAGGTGCATCGTTAGGTCTGGAACAATCATCTATACAGACTTCATGTCCGGAGACGAGGTTGAAACGGGCCACAACGTTCTTCTCAGAGAAGATGTGAGGGTTGGAGACCGGTCCATGATAGGATCGAATGTGGTTATAGACGGTGAGGCAATCGTGGGTAGGGGTGTCTCAATCCAGACAGGAGCCTATATATGTCGAAAGTCTATAATCGAAGACTTTGTGTTCATAGGGCCGAACTGCGTATTTACAAACGATAAGTATCTGATGCAAAAGGTGTTTGAGCTAAAGGGTCCAACCGTCAGGAGGGGCGCCAGCATAGGTGCGAACTCTACCCTCATGCCAGGCGTCGTGATAGGTGAAGGTTCTGTCATAGGTGCCCAATCCGTTGTTACAAGTGATGTACCAGCAAGGACGGTTTATGTAGGGGTTCCAGCGCGCAGGTTTGGTAAGGTTCCTAAAGACTGGTCTCCAATCTTGAGAGTCAATTATGAGAGGAGGCTGGGAGAGGTTGGTGTGGATGGTTCGAGTTAA
- a CDS encoding 4-hydroxy-tetrahydrodipicolinate synthase yields MLRLEGVFPALVTPFTDSGEEIDEGRLRRLVDYSVESGVNGLVPCGTTGECQNLTLEERKRVVEYVVDQANGKVPVIAGTGHSSTNVAVELTRHAKDVGADAALVVTPYYHKPADRGIYEHYRVLAEKVDLPIVLYNIPQATGVNLSWQMVEDLVEIPNIVGLKDSSGEIKYILTVIEKTGSRLSILCGHDEVVLPALAAGASGMILASANFIPDIWLRLYRAFRENMAEAKKIQTSIQKICRIIVKSGPVGAKAALNMMNIKVGPVRLPLSVGGELSYEDLEELRIELERIEKIERKALAPEIAVRDGAYEFAVKHMVPVEGPEIRVGEGLAGEGPEVAHVEVIIGLKDGPVGEAFVKAKATPSAGHEPLIAILEPNLAVKPTTLIIPTVTIKSMRQASMVYGPAQAAVAKAVVDSVAEGLIPERSVESLVIMVNVFTHPSAVDRRRVYINNYKAVRHAIRRALEGRPTIDELLENKERAKHPFKYSP; encoded by the coding sequence ATGTTGAGGCTGGAGGGAGTCTTCCCCGCCCTCGTCACACCCTTCACAGATTCAGGAGAGGAAATTGATGAGGGCAGATTGAGGAGGCTTGTAGACTACTCCGTTGAGAGTGGAGTAAACGGCCTAGTTCCATGTGGAACGACTGGGGAGTGCCAGAACCTCACTCTTGAGGAGCGTAAGAGAGTTGTAGAATATGTTGTCGACCAAGCAAACGGTAAGGTTCCTGTAATCGCGGGAACAGGCCATAGTAGCACAAATGTAGCTGTTGAACTCACACGCCACGCCAAGGATGTAGGCGCAGACGCCGCCTTGGTTGTCACACCCTACTACCATAAACCTGCAGATAGGGGGATATATGAACATTACAGGGTCCTGGCAGAGAAGGTTGATCTACCAATAGTCCTATACAATATTCCACAAGCCACCGGTGTTAACTTGAGTTGGCAGATGGTCGAAGACCTCGTTGAGATACCGAACATAGTAGGCTTAAAAGACAGTAGCGGCGAGATAAAGTATATACTAACAGTCATAGAGAAGACTGGTTCGAGACTCTCGATTCTCTGCGGCCATGATGAAGTCGTTCTCCCAGCCCTAGCCGCAGGTGCATCAGGAATGATTCTTGCCAGTGCAAACTTCATACCGGACATTTGGCTCAGACTATACCGTGCATTCAGGGAGAATATGGCTGAGGCCAAAAAGATTCAGACAAGTATCCAGAAGATATGTAGGATAATCGTTAAGAGTGGGCCTGTCGGAGCCAAGGCAGCCCTAAACATGATGAATATCAAAGTAGGCCCTGTCAGGCTCCCACTATCGGTGGGAGGCGAACTCTCATACGAAGACTTAGAGGAGTTGAGAATAGAGTTGGAGAGAATTGAGAAGATTGAGCGTAAAGCTCTCGCCCCCGAGATAGCTGTACGAGACGGCGCCTACGAATTCGCTGTCAAACATATGGTGCCGGTGGAGGGTCCTGAGATAAGGGTTGGGGAGGGCCTCGCTGGAGAAGGTCCTGAGGTCGCTCATGTTGAGGTAATCATTGGACTCAAAGACGGCCCTGTTGGAGAGGCCTTCGTCAAAGCCAAGGCGACACCATCAGCCGGCCATGAACCTCTAATAGCGATTCTTGAACCGAACTTAGCGGTGAAGCCGACGACACTGATAATACCTACAGTGACCATAAAGAGCATGAGGCAGGCAAGCATGGTCTACGGTCCAGCCCAAGCAGCTGTCGCCAAGGCTGTGGTTGACAGCGTAGCTGAAGGTCTGATCCCTGAAAGGTCTGTCGAGAGCCTAGTTATTATGGTTAACGTGTTCACCCATCCTTCAGCCGTCGATAGGAGGAGGGTCTACATAAACAATTATAAAGCTGTGAGACACGCCATCAGGAGGGCCCTCGAAGGTAGACCAACAATAGACGAATTGTTAGAGAATAAGGAGAGGGCAAAGCACCCATTCAAATACTCACCATGA
- the albA gene encoding DNA-binding protein Alba translates to MAGLQPNVVLVGKKPVMTYVLSVVSLISSGSNEVILKARGRAITTAVDVAQVTKRRFLDSLRIESVTIGTEDVQTKEGGKRSVSSIEITLRAEGKSKAETTKSETSTSKG, encoded by the coding sequence ATGGCTGGTTTGCAACCGAATGTTGTTCTTGTAGGAAAGAAACCTGTAATGACCTATGTGCTATCTGTTGTGAGCCTAATAAGCAGCGGCAGTAACGAGGTGATATTGAAGGCGAGGGGAAGGGCAATAACAACAGCTGTAGATGTAGCTCAAGTAACCAAGAGAAGATTCCTCGACAGCCTAAGGATCGAAAGCGTTACAATAGGAACCGAGGATGTTCAGACTAAGGAAGGAGGTAAGAGATCAGTCTCCTCCATAGAGATAACTTTGAGGGCTGAGGGGAAGTCGAAGGCTGAGACCACAAAATCAGAGACATCTACATCGAAGGGATGA
- a CDS encoding homocysteine biosynthesis protein, translating to MEIRRTVEEINEKIKRGDAIVVTAEEMTEIVKSKGVQVAAREVDVVTTGTFGAMCSSGVFLNFGHTDPPIKMDRVTLNGVEAYHGNAAVDVYLGATKMHPEKMFEYGGGHVIEDLVSGREIEVFASGFQTDCYPRKSVRTTVTIDDLNQAILCNPRNGYQRYNAASNGRDEVIYTYMGKLLPNYGNATFSGSGELNPLTNDPDYETIGVGTRIFLGGGIGYVTGPGTQHDPVNGFGTLMVQGDLKRMSPRFLRGGSFTNYGTTLYVGLGIPIPVLNEGIAKKTGISDEEIKTNLLDYGVPRRSRPILKQTDYAELKSGKIVFRDRSIPVNSLSSLKMAREVASTLKRWIEEGTFLLTNPQERLPLQGTMKPMKVVEETLFARHIMAPAVTCHPDEDLDTIAARIIEEKVNHVVVVTSDKKLRGIITSFDITKAVAMKEKELSRVMTHQVITASPDEPIESCAKKMQKHDISALPIIDIDGTVIGIVTSERISRLFGEYR from the coding sequence ATGGAAATCCGTAGGACAGTTGAAGAGATCAATGAGAAGATCAAAAGAGGGGACGCCATAGTTGTAACTGCTGAAGAGATGACTGAGATAGTTAAGAGTAAGGGGGTTCAAGTTGCCGCTAGGGAGGTGGATGTGGTTACGACAGGCACGTTCGGCGCAATGTGCAGTTCAGGGGTCTTTCTCAACTTCGGCCACACAGACCCTCCGATAAAGATGGATAGGGTCACATTGAACGGTGTGGAGGCATATCATGGGAACGCAGCGGTCGACGTATACTTGGGAGCTACTAAGATGCATCCTGAGAAGATGTTTGAGTATGGTGGAGGCCACGTAATCGAGGATCTGGTTTCAGGTAGGGAGATAGAGGTTTTTGCGTCGGGGTTCCAGACCGACTGTTACCCTAGAAAATCTGTTAGGACGACGGTAACGATAGACGACCTCAACCAGGCTATCCTATGCAACCCAAGAAACGGCTACCAGAGATATAACGCGGCGTCGAATGGTAGGGATGAAGTTATCTACACCTACATGGGTAAACTCCTTCCAAACTATGGGAACGCAACCTTCTCAGGGTCAGGAGAACTCAATCCACTGACAAACGACCCTGACTACGAGACTATAGGGGTTGGAACCAGAATATTTCTAGGCGGAGGGATAGGATACGTAACAGGTCCGGGGACCCAACATGACCCAGTGAACGGCTTCGGCACCCTAATGGTTCAGGGAGACCTCAAGAGGATGAGTCCAAGGTTCTTGAGGGGAGGCAGCTTCACCAATTACGGCACAACCCTATATGTCGGCCTCGGCATACCCATACCTGTATTGAATGAAGGTATAGCGAAGAAGACAGGGATTAGCGACGAGGAGATAAAGACAAACCTTCTAGACTATGGGGTTCCACGTAGGAGCAGGCCCATACTCAAGCAGACAGACTATGCGGAGCTCAAATCTGGCAAGATAGTGTTCAGAGACAGATCGATACCCGTCAACTCCCTGTCAAGCCTGAAGATGGCAAGAGAAGTTGCGTCTACATTGAAGAGATGGATTGAAGAAGGCACATTTCTACTCACAAATCCTCAGGAGAGGTTGCCGTTGCAAGGAACCATGAAGCCCATGAAGGTTGTTGAGGAGACGCTTTTCGCAAGGCATATAATGGCACCTGCAGTAACCTGCCATCCAGACGAAGACCTAGATACAATAGCAGCAAGAATCATTGAAGAGAAGGTCAATCATGTAGTGGTTGTCACATCTGATAAGAAGCTGAGAGGCATCATCACTTCATTCGACATCACAAAGGCTGTCGCCATGAAGGAGAAAGAACTCTCAAGGGTGATGACCCACCAAGTCATAACCGCATCGCCAGATGAGCCTATCGAGTCATGTGCAAAGAAGATGCAGAAGCACGACATATCAGCATTACCTATCATCGACATCGATGGGACTGTCATCGGGATAGTTACGAGTGAAAGAATAAGCAGACTATTTGGAGAGTACCGTTGA
- a CDS encoding 4Fe-4S binding protein yields MKIHLNFDRERTTKPIISTIILSTGVQINILRAKVDEAGGEVLVEIPDAEAEKVMDAFRSMGVEVHVGRRVEILREKCIDCGHCITICPVEAIYAESDLTVKLNQEKCVDCGACIDSCPARAIRVM; encoded by the coding sequence ATGAAAATACATCTGAATTTCGACAGGGAGAGGACTACGAAGCCAATAATCTCAACCATAATCCTGAGTACAGGAGTTCAAATAAACATCCTCAGGGCGAAAGTCGACGAGGCAGGTGGAGAGGTTCTCGTCGAGATACCTGACGCTGAAGCAGAGAAGGTGATGGATGCTTTCAGGAGTATGGGTGTCGAAGTCCATGTTGGAAGACGTGTGGAGATACTGAGGGAGAAATGCATAGACTGCGGACACTGCATCACAATATGTCCGGTTGAAGCGATATATGCTGAGAGTGACCTGACTGTGAAACTAAACCAAGAGAAATGTGTAGACTGCGGCGCATGTATAGACTCATGCCCAGCAAGGGCAATAAGGGTAATGTAG
- a CDS encoding UPF0280 family protein produces the protein MPSKGNKGNVVGWECLDTPKIFRVKRFVEDKLIIVKTDHYDAAEAAFKSIRNNRRTLKEYIRRYPEFLYALDPLPVRDDAPEIICRMAEAAERASVGPMAAVAGALADIAAEQMVREGATVAVVENGGEISAKSDSDLKIGIYAGKSPLSGKLGLKFLRNDLPAGVATSSGTVSHALSLGFADSVTVIAEDAALADAAATAAGNAVLSNDLPTSIRSGLEVAMRIKGVCGALVIRGSHVGMAGWLPRLLLIEGRPLDFPEI, from the coding sequence ATGCCCAGCAAGGGCAATAAGGGTAATGTAGTAGGATGGGAGTGCTTGGATACTCCCAAAATATTCAGGGTAAAAAGATTTGTTGAGGACAAGTTGATAATTGTGAAGACCGACCATTACGATGCGGCGGAGGCGGCTTTCAAGTCTATAAGAAACAACAGGAGAACACTCAAAGAATACATTAGACGCTACCCCGAATTTCTGTACGCCCTCGACCCCCTCCCAGTGAGAGACGATGCTCCCGAGATAATCTGCAGAATGGCTGAGGCGGCGGAGAGGGCTTCAGTAGGCCCGATGGCGGCTGTGGCAGGAGCCCTCGCAGATATTGCAGCCGAGCAGATGGTGAGGGAAGGAGCAACAGTCGCTGTTGTCGAGAATGGTGGTGAGATATCTGCAAAGAGCGACTCAGACCTGAAAATCGGCATATACGCTGGTAAGTCACCTCTATCTGGAAAATTGGGTTTAAAGTTTCTCCGAAACGATCTTCCGGCTGGTGTAGCCACAAGTTCAGGGACTGTCAGCCATGCTCTCAGCCTTGGCTTCGCAGACTCGGTGACGGTGATAGCTGAGGATGCAGCCCTCGCCGACGCGGCTGCAACGGCTGCCGGTAACGCAGTATTATCAAATGATCTTCCGACCTCCATAAGATCAGGTTTGGAGGTTGCTATGAGGATTAAAGGTGTGTGTGGAGCGCTGGTGATAAGGGGGAGCCATGTAGGTATGGCTGGCTGGCTCCCGAGACTCCTACTCATCGAGGGGAGGCCCTTAGACTTTCCTGAAATCTAA
- a CDS encoding DUF91 domain-containing protein produces the protein MVEYRIFDGENLTAEEVEDLRSKIRNIPPQVRGRIVTSRNYLLPLSRSKELNLLNTPIVLLERDSKPVDVYPHLLGARYRGVEDSLNSILRYGPDQYLEARGIIEDPLIRIISDCPEAIEEGLTLLGVNVGTPTGVIDVLLRDRSGRVVVVEVETTARDRSAAQVCRLAAGYSSSSSIPIENVRKMIVCLRYDGGLRETCRGSGVELYRLDFRKV, from the coding sequence ATGGTCGAATATAGAATATTTGATGGAGAGAATTTGACCGCCGAAGAGGTTGAAGATTTGAGAAGCAAGATCAGAAATATCCCACCCCAGGTGAGGGGTCGGATAGTCACCTCAAGAAATTACTTACTACCATTATCTAGGAGTAAGGAACTGAACCTTTTGAATACACCGATAGTTCTACTTGAGAGAGACTCTAAGCCTGTAGATGTATATCCACACCTTCTAGGAGCAAGATATAGAGGAGTTGAGGATTCGCTCAATAGCATACTCAGATATGGGCCTGACCAGTATCTTGAGGCCAGAGGTATAATTGAGGATCCCCTCATCAGAATAATTTCAGACTGTCCAGAGGCGATTGAGGAGGGATTGACCCTCCTCGGGGTCAATGTAGGGACTCCTACCGGCGTGATAGATGTCTTACTGAGGGATCGTTCGGGGAGAGTGGTTGTTGTCGAGGTTGAGACAACGGCGAGGGACCGATCTGCCGCTCAAGTCTGTAGACTAGCCGCCGGCTACTCAAGTTCGAGCAGCATTCCGATAGAGAATGTTCGTAAGATGATAGTTTGCCTAAGGTATGATGGTGGACTGAGGGAGACATGTAGGGGTTCAGGTGTTGAACTGTATAGGTTAGATTTCAGGAAAGTCTAA
- a CDS encoding amino acid-binding protein, whose amino-acid sequence MWNKIAKHLEGHPERLDVARLLVETGLSIRDGRIYCNQIEIPTVRIAKAAGVDRRTVVKTIQTITSNPELREIFARMRSAGLSLREIAKYLGFGVLEITPHDPHAVGILAKASTLIAEENISIRQAIVDDPELSPEPKLTLIAETMLPGDLIPKVLKIPGIAKVSVY is encoded by the coding sequence ATGTGGAACAAGATAGCAAAACACTTGGAAGGACACCCCGAGAGACTTGATGTAGCCAGACTCCTCGTCGAGACAGGACTCTCCATAAGGGATGGCCGAATATACTGTAACCAGATAGAGATACCGACAGTGAGAATAGCCAAGGCGGCGGGTGTAGATAGGAGAACCGTCGTTAAGACCATCCAGACGATAACATCCAACCCTGAATTGAGGGAGATATTCGCCAGGATGAGGTCCGCAGGCCTATCTCTCAGGGAGATAGCGAAATATCTGGGTTTCGGAGTCTTGGAGATAACCCCCCACGACCCCCATGCAGTAGGGATCTTGGCTAAAGCCTCGACACTCATCGCTGAAGAGAACATAAGCATTAGACAAGCTATAGTAGACGATCCGGAGCTCTCACCTGAACCAAAACTGACCCTAATAGCAGAGACGATGCTACCTGGGGACTTGATACCTAAAGTGTTGAAGATACCTGGAATAGCTAAGGTCTCAGTATATTGA
- a CDS encoding TrpB-like pyridoxal phosphate-dependent enzyme: MKKIKVNLHTDEIPTKWYNILPDLPPGYPPPLDPKTFKPISPEPLMRLFPKECVMQAVSTQREIDIPEEVLETYLAIGRPTPLQRAVRLERALNTPARIYFKREDVNPAGSHKPNTAIAQAYYNMKEGVERLTTETGAGQWGSALALACSLFNLKCTVYMTRSSYLTKPGRRIVMEAFGAEVYPSPSDKTDFGRKLLEKDKNHPGSLGIAISEAVEDCIKNERTKYSLGSVLDFVLLHQTIVGLEAKKQMEILDEYPEVVVGCIGGGSNYAGLCYPFIQDKLKGKKDTTFIASEPKAVPSTTKGVYEYDYGDTAEIAPIVKMYTVGHTYQCPPIHAAGLRYHGKAPSMSFLINKGVMESRAYTQTEVMEAASLFARTEGFIAAPETAHAIKTVIDLAIECKRRGVGKTILFNYSGHGLLDLKVYEEYHSKTLQDFEATREMLEAGFKSLPKIPA; encoded by the coding sequence ATGAAAAAGATAAAAGTAAACCTACACACCGATGAGATACCGACAAAATGGTACAATATTCTTCCAGACCTACCACCAGGCTACCCGCCACCCCTAGATCCAAAAACATTCAAACCGATATCCCCTGAACCCTTGATGAGACTATTCCCGAAAGAATGCGTGATGCAAGCAGTCTCAACCCAGAGGGAGATAGATATACCCGAGGAGGTTCTGGAGACATACCTTGCGATCGGTAGACCGACACCACTACAGAGGGCGGTCAGGCTTGAGAGAGCCCTTAACACACCTGCGAGAATATACTTTAAGAGGGAAGACGTGAACCCTGCAGGAAGCCATAAACCAAACACAGCAATAGCCCAAGCCTACTACAATATGAAGGAAGGTGTTGAAAGACTCACCACGGAGACAGGGGCTGGACAATGGGGCTCAGCTCTAGCCCTCGCCTGCTCCCTATTCAACCTGAAGTGCACAGTATACATGACTAGGAGCAGCTACTTAACAAAGCCTGGTCGTCGAATAGTGATGGAAGCCTTCGGAGCCGAAGTATATCCGTCGCCGAGCGACAAGACCGACTTCGGCAGGAAGCTATTGGAGAAAGATAAGAATCATCCGGGAAGCCTCGGAATAGCGATAAGTGAGGCTGTCGAGGACTGCATAAAGAATGAGAGGACAAAATACTCCCTAGGAAGTGTACTTGATTTCGTCCTACTCCACCAGACCATAGTAGGCTTGGAAGCGAAGAAGCAGATGGAGATCCTCGACGAATATCCTGAGGTAGTTGTTGGATGTATCGGAGGAGGCAGCAACTACGCTGGACTCTGCTACCCGTTCATCCAAGACAAACTGAAAGGTAAGAAGGATACAACATTCATCGCCTCCGAACCTAAGGCTGTACCCTCAACTACGAAAGGAGTTTACGAGTATGACTACGGGGACACAGCTGAGATAGCTCCAATAGTGAAGATGTACACTGTAGGCCACACATATCAGTGCCCGCCTATACACGCCGCAGGTTTAAGATACCATGGTAAAGCGCCGAGTATGTCATTTCTAATAAACAAAGGCGTCATGGAGAGTAGGGCTTACACTCAGACTGAAGTCATGGAGGCGGCCAGCCTCTTCGCTAGGACCGAAGGTTTCATAGCAGCCCCTGAGACAGCTCACGCCATCAAGACAGTTATAGATCTGGCCATCGAATGTAAGAGGAGAGGAGTCGGTAAGACCATACTATTCAACTACAGTGGACACGGACTGCTCGACCTGAAAGTATATGAAGAGTACCATAGCAAGACACTGCAAGACTTTGAGGCGACAAGGGAGATGCTTGAGGCCGGATTCAAGTCCCTACCAAAGATTCCGGCCTAA
- a CDS encoding phosphate uptake regulator PhoU, protein MKDDKFEVRRVQITGGGSFIVSLPKRWAMERRLGRGDRVVFSEGTEGTLILSPMESAAKSGSSETMFTVHPLMEPDSIIRRVVALYLIGFTVIRMKTTQDRFEAVHSDYVKDFVRRKLVGTEVVSESPNELTLQVLISYPELSVDSALRRMVTVTVAMLRDAVSALAANDAFLAGEVVKMEDEVDRFGFYIVRQLKMASQNPSIMKHLGLNSGRDIIGYRLVTKSVERVADHAVKIAENVKAMRKEKSQRLLRNIRELGEEATRFFEDSVRALYKRNYEDADEALRRMKLFESLEERVLKDMSRQKIDPIQMSSLRLIIESLRRVKEYGSDIAEVVLNLTAVPTEQ, encoded by the coding sequence ATGAAGGATGACAAGTTTGAAGTCAGGAGGGTACAGATCACTGGCGGAGGGTCCTTCATCGTGTCCCTCCCAAAGAGGTGGGCGATGGAGAGACGTCTAGGGAGGGGTGACAGAGTAGTATTCTCAGAAGGTACAGAAGGCACATTGATATTATCTCCCATGGAGAGTGCTGCAAAGTCAGGTTCGTCTGAAACAATGTTTACAGTCCATCCATTGATGGAGCCTGACTCGATTATTCGAAGAGTCGTGGCTCTGTACCTAATCGGGTTCACTGTGATAAGGATGAAGACCACACAAGATAGATTTGAGGCCGTTCACTCCGACTATGTGAAGGATTTTGTTAGGAGGAAACTTGTTGGGACAGAGGTAGTATCTGAGTCTCCAAACGAGCTTACCCTCCAAGTGTTGATAAGTTACCCTGAACTATCAGTCGATAGTGCCCTCAGAAGAATGGTAACTGTAACTGTTGCGATGCTCAGAGACGCAGTCTCAGCCTTAGCCGCAAACGATGCCTTCTTGGCGGGTGAGGTGGTGAAGATGGAGGATGAGGTTGACAGATTTGGGTTCTATATAGTCAGACAGTTGAAGATGGCGTCTCAGAATCCCTCCATTATGAAACATTTAGGGCTCAACTCTGGGAGAGACATAATAGGGTATAGGCTCGTAACTAAAAGTGTTGAGAGAGTCGCTGATCACGCTGTCAAGATTGCTGAGAACGTAAAGGCAATGCGTAAAGAAAAATCGCAGAGACTTCTCCGAAATATACGTGAGTTAGGTGAAGAAGCCACAAGATTCTTCGAGGATTCGGTAAGAGCACTTTACAAGCGCAACTATGAGGATGCTGATGAAGCTTTGAGGAGAATGAAGCTATTCGAATCTCTGGAGGAACGGGTCCTCAAAGATATGAGTAGGCAGAAGATAGATCCGATTCAGATGTCTTCCTTGAGGTTGATCATTGAGAGCTTGAGGAGGGTGAAGGAGTATGGAAGCGACATAGCTGAGGTTGTCTTGAACTTAACCGCTGTACCCACGGAACAGTGA
- a CDS encoding PstS family phosphate ABC transporter substrate-binding protein, with the protein MKRSFVTWIAVIAIIIIVGISVYWSIPKISEQTKTEKQLVNQKGSDTLLVLAQIWAEVYMAKNPNVQITVSGGGSGTGIAALINKQIDMADASREIKDKEIKDAKARGVEPVEWKVAIDGISVIVHPSNPLDKITLDQLKAIYNGSYTNWRQLGGPDKPINTYGRQSNSGTYVYWQEHILQNQNYRTDMQSLNGNADIVEAVSKDPASIGYVGVAYAAARPKDVKTLSVQEKAESPAYPPTPENIVNKKYPISRYMYIYTDGIPKGAVREYLKFIISDEGQRIVEQVEYIPLPEQIRKEQLEKLR; encoded by the coding sequence ATGAAAAGGTCGTTTGTAACGTGGATAGCTGTAATAGCAATCATAATTATCGTTGGAATCTCAGTATATTGGAGCATTCCTAAAATATCAGAGCAGACTAAGACTGAAAAACAATTAGTGAACCAGAAAGGCTCCGATACCCTTCTCGTCCTTGCCCAGATATGGGCGGAAGTATACATGGCCAAGAATCCTAATGTGCAGATCACAGTCAGCGGAGGAGGATCAGGAACAGGCATAGCGGCCCTTATAAATAAGCAGATAGATATGGCAGACGCCTCCAGAGAGATAAAAGATAAAGAGATTAAAGATGCAAAAGCTAGGGGCGTCGAACCTGTAGAGTGGAAGGTTGCTATAGACGGAATCTCGGTGATAGTCCATCCCAGCAACCCCCTAGACAAAATCACGTTAGACCAGCTTAAAGCCATATACAACGGAAGCTATACTAACTGGAGACAGCTTGGGGGTCCAGACAAGCCGATAAACACTTACGGCAGACAATCTAACTCTGGAACATATGTGTATTGGCAAGAGCATATCCTCCAAAACCAGAATTACAGGACAGATATGCAATCTTTGAATGGGAACGCCGATATAGTTGAGGCGGTATCTAAAGATCCTGCGTCCATAGGATATGTTGGGGTAGCCTATGCAGCTGCAAGGCCAAAAGACGTTAAGACCCTCAGCGTTCAGGAGAAAGCAGAAAGCCCAGCATACCCACCAACACCTGAAAACATAGTCAACAAAAAATATCCCATATCCAGATACATGTACATCTACACAGATGGTATCCCAAAAGGAGCTGTCAGGGAATATCTGAAGTTCATAATAAGTGATGAGGGTCAGAGGATCGTTGAGCAGGTGGAATATATACCATTACCTGAGCAGATCAGAAAAGAGCAGCTTGAAAAGTTGAGGTAG